The proteins below come from a single Flavobacteriales bacterium genomic window:
- a CDS encoding TlpA family protein disulfide reductase — translation MQYKMTFRVPFYMFKKLSFFFLVLFCANQLSASKTVIKGFAKAFGTQELTVFTYTDYITNTKKNLGYVTINKDETFTYEFDYTETTAIYLKIEDKTTWFYIEPGKVYNISLSYSDEYNKGRVYDKQLSLKFNFPAPNELNQEIKKYNQKYDAFFDENYVLFVRRDRSVEPKIKAFKTKMLKEIESVSTDFVKNHIIYSIAQLENSINVSYSDKATGKNSKNTKANLYLEYLNNKPILYNNKEYMGLFTDFFETELKDMTLQISGLDVIKAINEQASMANYLKSLEKYPFLPDAEFRELFAIYGLYKIKDDKYFNKKNIIGLMNEFRTKSKYAHQKIIAEEIYTLLTQKKLDKGSKAVEFSLMNKNNELVSLNSFKGKHLYINFWATWNIPSQKEMKVMEALYKKYNGAVEFLSICTDNNIEKMNNFLAKNPSYTWKFLHLGKNQKLLDDYEVATLPMYVFLDNNLNIISSPAPRPGGSAERATEDNIEKIFYDVMNKK, via the coding sequence ATGCAATACAAAATGACTTTTAGAGTTCCTTTTTATATGTTTAAAAAATTAAGTTTCTTCTTTCTTGTTCTTTTTTGTGCCAATCAACTTTCGGCTTCAAAAACAGTAATCAAAGGATTTGCAAAGGCTTTTGGCACACAAGAGCTAACTGTTTTTACGTATACCGATTACATTACCAATACCAAGAAAAACCTAGGTTATGTTACCATTAATAAAGACGAAACCTTTACCTACGAGTTTGATTATACCGAAACCACAGCCATTTATTTAAAAATTGAAGACAAAACCACTTGGTTCTACATCGAGCCTGGCAAGGTTTATAACATTTCGTTGAGCTATAGCGATGAGTATAACAAAGGTAGAGTTTACGACAAACAACTATCGCTAAAATTCAACTTTCCAGCACCCAACGAACTGAATCAAGAAATAAAAAAATACAATCAAAAATATGATGCTTTTTTTGACGAAAACTACGTGTTGTTTGTTCGTCGCGACCGCTCTGTTGAACCAAAAATTAAAGCATTTAAAACCAAAATGCTAAAAGAAATAGAATCGGTTTCTACCGACTTTGTGAAAAACCACATCATCTACTCTATTGCTCAATTAGAAAACTCCATCAATGTATCGTATAGCGATAAAGCTACTGGAAAAAACAGCAAAAACACTAAAGCTAACCTGTATTTAGAATATCTCAATAATAAACCCATACTTTACAATAACAAAGAATACATGGGATTGTTTACCGATTTTTTTGAAACCGAGCTAAAAGACATGACCTTGCAAATAAGTGGTTTAGATGTAATAAAAGCTATTAATGAACAAGCAAGTATGGCCAATTATTTAAAGTCGTTAGAAAAATACCCTTTTTTACCTGATGCTGAATTTCGCGAACTTTTTGCCATTTACGGTTTGTATAAAATCAAAGACGATAAATATTTCAACAAAAAAAACATTATTGGGTTGATGAACGAATTTAGAACCAAATCAAAATATGCCCATCAAAAAATAATTGCAGAAGAAATTTATACGCTGTTAACACAAAAAAAATTAGACAAAGGTTCAAAAGCAGTGGAGTTTAGTTTGATGAACAAAAACAACGAGTTGGTTTCTTTAAACTCATTTAAAGGCAAACATTTGTACATTAATTTTTGGGCAACTTGGAACATACCGAGCCAAAAAGAAATGAAAGTGATGGAAGCTTTGTATAAAAAATACAATGGTGCAGTTGAGTTTTTAAGCATTTGTACCGACAACAACATTGAAAAAATGAATAATTTTTTGGCAAAAAACCCTAGCTACACTTGGAAATTTTTACACCTTGGTAAAAATCAAAAATTGCTCGACGATTACGAAGTAGCTACTCTACCCATGTATGTATTTTTGGACAACAATTTAAACATCATCAGTTCTCCTGCTCCTCGTCCTGGAGGTTCTGCCGAAAGAGCTACAGAAGATAATATCGAAAAGATTTTCTATGATGTGATGAATAAGAAATAA
- a CDS encoding NUDIX domain-containing protein — protein sequence MYKVFIKDKRIVFTNNQQYVDNVESELRLRFFSSDLTTILLDLLHRVKRLQEIVIVVDDVENAFNQFKSSFTLIEAAGGVVKNKQHKTLFIYRLDNWDLPKGKIEKGEQIEEAAIREVEEECAVTGLKIVKPLNDSYHIYHLNDNPILKKTYWFEMQTDFDGKLIPQTEEGIEKVEWFTDEQIKEIALKNTYSSIADFLASSLRT from the coding sequence ATGTATAAAGTTTTTATAAAGGATAAACGAATCGTGTTCACCAATAATCAACAGTATGTTGATAACGTTGAGTCGGAATTACGACTTCGTTTTTTTTCTTCAGATTTAACGACCATTTTACTCGATTTATTACATCGTGTAAAACGATTGCAAGAAATTGTAATTGTTGTTGATGACGTTGAAAATGCTTTTAATCAGTTTAAATCTAGTTTTACCTTAATTGAAGCTGCTGGAGGTGTGGTAAAAAACAAACAACATAAAACCTTGTTTATTTATCGATTGGACAATTGGGATTTGCCCAAAGGTAAAATTGAAAAAGGTGAACAAATTGAAGAAGCTGCTATTAGAGAAGTAGAAGAGGAGTGTGCGGTAACTGGTTTGAAGATTGTAAAACCTTTAAACGATTCGTATCACATTTATCATTTAAACGACAACCCTATTTTAAAGAAAACCTATTGGTTTGAAATGCAAACTGATTTTGATGGTAAATTGATTCCTCAAACTGAAGAAGGTATTGAAAAAGTGGAATGGTTTACTGACGAACAAATCAAAGAAATTGCACTGAAAAATACGTACTCGTCTATAGCTGATTTTTTAGCTTCGTCATTGCGGACTTGA
- a CDS encoding orotate phosphoribosyltransferase — MILNNESAKKVAQSLLQIKAIKLQPNQPFTWASGWNSPIYCDNRKILSYPKVRTFIRQQFVEAIKEHYPKVEVIAGVATGGIAIGALVAEEMGLPFVYIRSAAKGHGLQNLIEGEVPTDKNVVVIEDLISTGGSSLTAVAALKQENCNVLGMVAIFTYDFETAKENFKAAQCPLVTLSDYNVLIATAEADSFISANDVASLSEWRKDPAGWRK; from the coding sequence ATGATATTGAATAACGAATCAGCAAAAAAAGTAGCTCAATCGCTATTGCAAATTAAAGCAATAAAATTACAACCAAACCAGCCTTTTACTTGGGCTTCGGGTTGGAATTCTCCTATTTATTGCGACAACAGGAAAATTCTTTCTTACCCAAAGGTAAGAACTTTTATTAGACAACAGTTTGTTGAAGCCATAAAAGAGCATTACCCAAAAGTAGAAGTAATAGCTGGTGTTGCCACTGGAGGTATTGCTATTGGAGCATTGGTAGCCGAAGAAATGGGCTTGCCTTTTGTGTATATCCGCTCAGCAGCAAAAGGGCACGGTTTACAAAATTTAATTGAAGGAGAAGTACCAACCGACAAAAATGTGGTAGTGATTGAAGATTTAATTTCTACCGGAGGAAGCAGTTTAACAGCAGTTGCAGCCTTGAAACAAGAAAATTGCAATGTATTAGGTATGGTTGCCATATTTACTTACGATTTTGAAACAGCCAAAGAAAACTTTAAAGCAGCACAATGCCCGTTAGTTACGCTAAGCGACTACAATGTATTAATTGCTACTGCCGAAGCCGACAGTTTTATATCTGCAAACGACGTAGCCTCGTTAAGCGAATGGAGAAAAGACCCTGCGGGATGGAGGAAATAG
- a CDS encoding biotin--[acetyl-CoA-carboxylase] ligase produces the protein MENALILGNRIVKLDETTSTNVFLQEMLVNSTCFEGLVVLTKNQLQGKGQRGNTWESESGKNLTFSVLLKPNVLIEEQFVLSQVVSLGIYDFLAKMGFEQVAIKWPNDIYVDGNKIAGILIENTLSANKIGNCIVGIGLNVNQTQFSPSINATSLAILTDKEFDDKEFDLSQLLSDLLKHIEYRYLQLKAGKNTQLKLDYLNVLLGYQKPLHYLVNNERVTGIIRGVSAIGKLQVEINSQIKEFDLKEISLIS, from the coding sequence ATGGAAAATGCCTTAATACTCGGTAATAGAATAGTTAAATTAGATGAAACAACATCTACCAATGTTTTTTTGCAAGAAATGTTGGTGAACTCAACCTGTTTTGAAGGCTTGGTGGTGCTTACCAAAAATCAATTACAAGGCAAAGGGCAACGAGGTAACACTTGGGAAAGCGAAAGCGGAAAAAACCTAACTTTTTCGGTTTTACTTAAGCCTAATGTGTTGATTGAAGAACAATTTGTGTTGAGCCAAGTGGTTTCGTTGGGTATTTACGATTTTTTGGCAAAAATGGGTTTTGAGCAAGTAGCGATTAAATGGCCAAACGATATTTATGTGGATGGCAATAAAATAGCTGGTATTTTAATTGAAAATACGCTTAGTGCCAATAAAATTGGCAATTGTATCGTGGGTATTGGTTTGAATGTAAACCAAACACAATTTTCGCCAAGCATAAATGCTACTTCGTTAGCCATTTTAACCGATAAAGAGTTTGACGATAAAGAGTTTGATTTATCACAACTTTTAAGCGACTTGCTCAAACACATTGAATACCGCTATTTGCAATTAAAAGCAGGGAAAAACACACAATTAAAACTAGACTATTTAAATGTACTGTTGGGCTACCAAAAACCTTTACATTACTTGGTAAATAACGAGCGAGTTACAGGAATAATTAGAGGTGTTTCTGCTATTGGTAAATTGCAAGTAGAAATAAATTCACAGATAAAAGAGTTTGATTTGAAGGAGATTAGTTTAATTAGTTGA
- the rsfS gene encoding ribosome silencing factor, whose protein sequence is MAKKKKELSESQILVDVVIKGLQDKKAENIVTIDLRSLENAVCDFFVICSGTSNTHVGALSKAAEEEARKTLGEKPWHSEGFGNAEWVLLDYVNTVVHIFQEEAREFYNLEGLWADAVITEIKEA, encoded by the coding sequence ATGGCGAAGAAGAAAAAAGAATTAAGTGAATCACAAATTTTAGTAGACGTTGTAATTAAAGGATTGCAAGATAAAAAAGCTGAAAACATTGTTACCATTGATTTAAGAAGTTTAGAAAATGCGGTTTGCGATTTTTTCGTAATCTGCTCAGGAACATCAAATACGCACGTTGGTGCATTATCAAAAGCTGCTGAGGAAGAAGCAAGAAAAACATTAGGCGAAAAGCCTTGGCATTCTGAAGGTTTCGGGAATGCTGAATGGGTCTTATTGGATTATGTAAATACCGTTGTACATATTTTTCAGGAAGAAGCAAGAGAGTTTTATAATTTAGAAGGCTTATGGGCTGATGCAGTAATAACAGAAATAAAAGAGGCGTAA
- the hflB gene encoding ATP-dependent zinc metalloprotease FtsH, whose translation MEKKENKTKKPFPKPKPGGNNNSKKPFNFYWIYAIIGIALISLNLFNWQGGSSTITPSEFEKMVVNEQVKEVIVVNHKIAKVFLTPEALEQAPHKDKIKKPVMGVQNQGPHYTFEIGSGDVFDADLKTWSKDYNLKYKYTTEEDWFGGLLGLILPILIFVGIWFFIMKRMSGGAGGGGAGQIFNIGKSKAQLFDKERSINVTFEDVAGLEGAKEEIQEIVDFLKTPQKYTDLGAKIPRGALLVGPPGTGKTLLARAVAGEAKVPFYSLSGSDFVEMFVGVGASRVRDLFKQAKDKAPSIIFIDEIDAIGRARGKGMAQGANDERENTLNQLLTEMDGFGTNTGVIVLAATNRADVLDRALVRPGRFDRQIHVDLPEVHERQEIFKVHLKPIKIDDTVDIEFLSKQTPGFSGADIANICNEAALIAARKNKKKVGRQDFLDAVDRIIGGLEKKNKIISDHDRKAIAFHEAGHAAVSWLVKYASPLVKVTIIPRGRSLGAAWYLPDERQITTTEQLIDEMCAALGGRAAEEIMFGKVSTGALSDLEKVTKQAYAMVSIYGLSDKVGNISYYDSSGQSDYSFSKPYSEKTAELIDAEVKNLIETSYIRTKKILEENKDKLIALAEKLLEKEVIFRDDLEEIFGKSIFEAELKEEKKISKKNVVAEVDAKEEETSTATKAEAAEDNTNETKA comes from the coding sequence ATGGAAAAGAAAGAAAATAAAACTAAAAAACCATTTCCTAAACCTAAACCAGGAGGAAATAACAACAGTAAAAAACCATTTAATTTTTATTGGATTTATGCCATTATTGGTATTGCTTTAATCTCATTAAACTTGTTTAACTGGCAAGGTGGTAGTTCTACTATTACTCCATCAGAATTTGAAAAAATGGTGGTTAATGAGCAAGTAAAAGAGGTAATTGTAGTTAACCATAAAATTGCTAAAGTTTTTTTAACCCCCGAAGCATTAGAGCAAGCACCACACAAGGATAAAATCAAAAAACCTGTAATGGGCGTTCAAAATCAAGGCCCACATTACACCTTCGAAATTGGTTCGGGCGATGTTTTTGATGCTGATTTAAAAACGTGGTCGAAAGACTACAATTTAAAATACAAATACACCACCGAAGAAGATTGGTTCGGAGGCTTATTAGGACTGATTTTACCCATCTTAATTTTTGTCGGAATTTGGTTTTTTATCATGAAACGAATGTCTGGTGGTGCTGGAGGAGGTGGTGCTGGTCAGATTTTTAATATTGGTAAATCGAAAGCCCAACTGTTTGATAAAGAACGTAGCATTAATGTAACATTCGAAGATGTTGCAGGTTTAGAAGGAGCTAAAGAAGAAATTCAAGAAATTGTAGATTTCCTTAAAACACCCCAAAAATATACCGATTTAGGAGCAAAAATTCCAAGAGGAGCATTACTTGTTGGTCCTCCAGGAACTGGAAAAACTTTATTAGCAAGAGCTGTAGCTGGTGAGGCAAAAGTTCCTTTTTATTCGCTTTCAGGTTCTGATTTTGTTGAAATGTTTGTTGGTGTTGGAGCATCACGTGTTCGTGATTTGTTTAAACAAGCAAAAGACAAAGCTCCTTCTATCATTTTTATTGATGAGATTGATGCCATTGGTAGAGCAAGAGGAAAAGGCATGGCACAAGGCGCTAACGACGAAAGAGAAAACACCTTAAATCAGTTGTTAACTGAAATGGATGGTTTTGGAACAAACACTGGAGTAATTGTGTTGGCTGCAACCAACCGAGCTGATGTATTGGATAGAGCGTTGGTTCGCCCTGGTCGTTTCGACAGACAAATACATGTTGATTTACCAGAAGTTCATGAGCGTCAGGAGATTTTTAAAGTACATTTAAAACCAATAAAAATTGACGATACCGTTGATATCGAATTTTTATCTAAACAAACTCCAGGTTTTTCTGGTGCTGATATTGCCAACATTTGTAACGAGGCTGCTTTAATAGCTGCGCGTAAAAACAAAAAGAAAGTTGGGCGTCAAGATTTCTTAGATGCTGTAGATAGAATTATTGGTGGTTTAGAAAAGAAAAACAAAATTATTTCTGACCACGACCGTAAAGCCATTGCTTTCCACGAAGCTGGTCATGCTGCAGTAAGCTGGTTGGTAAAATATGCTTCACCTTTGGTTAAAGTTACTATTATTCCAAGAGGGCGTTCATTAGGTGCTGCATGGTACTTGCCAGACGAAAGACAAATTACTACTACCGAACAATTGATTGACGAAATGTGTGCAGCCTTAGGTGGTAGAGCTGCCGAAGAAATTATGTTTGGAAAGGTTTCTACGGGTGCATTAAGCGATTTAGAAAAAGTTACCAAACAAGCTTATGCAATGGTAAGTATTTATGGTTTAAGCGATAAGGTTGGAAACATCAGTTATTACGATTCTTCTGGTCAGAGTGATTATTCGTTCTCAAAACCTTACTCTGAAAAAACGGCTGAATTGATTGATGCTGAAGTAAAAAACTTGATTGAAACTTCATACATCAGAACCAAAAAAATATTAGAAGAAAACAAAGATAAACTGATTGCTTTGGCAGAAAAATTACTTGAAAAAGAAGTTATTTTTAGAGACGATTTAGAGGAAATCTTTGGGAAAAGTATTTTTGAAGCAGAGCTGAAGGAAGAGAAAAAAATCTCAAAAAAGAATGTAGTTGCAGAAGTTGATGCAAAGGAAGAAGAAACATCTACAGCAACTAAAGCAGAAGCAGCAGAAGATAATACTAACGAAACTAAAGCTTAA
- a CDS encoding DUF2007 domain-containing protein produces MAEGWIVIYRDNDSNKAEIIKSLLEDNDINAVIVNKMDSMHLHLSNAEVEVHVPQSDVIQAKYILSKTDL; encoded by the coding sequence ATGGCTGAAGGCTGGATTGTTATATATAGAGATAATGATTCAAACAAAGCTGAAATAATAAAATCATTGCTCGAAGACAACGACATTAACGCTGTAATTGTAAATAAAATGGATTCCATGCACCTGCATTTAAGCAATGCCGAAGTTGAAGTTCATGTTCCACAAAGTGATGTTATTCAAGCAAAATACATTTTATCTAAAACCGATTTGTAA
- a CDS encoding CDP-archaeol synthase — MLTRAITGLFFVLALLIAFYFGYLSTFFLFLVITTLGVEEFYTIVSKNKEYSPQKFFGLLTGISTFVMLSLIIQDNTSMKYIGIPLFLIFFTFIIELYRKQKNPFINVAYTIMPIFYVVLPFILLYHLGYYNNHQFTNEFSYPIIWGYFFILWSNDTGAYLSGRFFGKHKLFERISPKKTWEGSIGGAVLSVVVAYVCSMYFEQLSVTDWIVVALITVVFGSLGDLVESMLKRSLNIKDSGNILPGHGGILDRFDGLFISIPFVYAYLILSLQ; from the coding sequence ATGTTAACAAGAGCAATAACAGGTTTATTTTTTGTATTGGCTTTACTCATAGCCTTCTACTTTGGTTATTTAAGCACTTTTTTTTTGTTTTTGGTTATTACCACGCTTGGTGTTGAAGAATTTTACACCATCGTTTCTAAAAACAAGGAATATAGCCCACAAAAGTTCTTTGGTTTACTAACTGGCATCTCCACATTTGTCATGTTATCTCTTATCATTCAAGATAATACGAGTATGAAGTATATCGGCATACCACTATTCCTAATTTTCTTCACCTTTATTATTGAACTTTACCGCAAACAGAAAAACCCTTTTATTAATGTGGCATATACCATTATGCCCATTTTTTATGTGGTATTGCCTTTTATACTACTTTATCATTTAGGCTATTACAACAACCATCAGTTTACCAACGAATTTAGTTACCCAATTATTTGGGGTTACTTTTTTATTCTTTGGTCAAACGATACAGGCGCTTATTTATCAGGTCGATTTTTTGGAAAACACAAATTGTTTGAGCGTATTTCGCCTAAAAAAACATGGGAAGGCAGTATTGGTGGAGCGGTATTAAGCGTTGTAGTAGCTTATGTTTGTTCGATGTATTTCGAACAGTTAAGCGTTACCGATTGGATTGTTGTTGCATTAATTACAGTGGTTTTTGGTAGCTTGGGCGATTTGGTTGAGTCCATGTTAAAACGAAGCTTAAACATTAAAGATTCTGGTAATATTTTACCCGGACATGGTGGCATCCTTGACCGATTCGATGGGTTATTTATCTCCATTCCATTTGTTTATGCTTATTTGATACTCAGTCTTCAGTAG
- a CDS encoding phosphatidylserine decarboxylase family protein — translation MKFHKEGYPSLLIVIAFAIVLNGLIYLFLNDYQVIKIIGYVISGFLLVVILQFFRSPSRDFKAIEGAVISPADGKVVVIEEVEETEYFKDKRLQVSVFMSPVNVHINRYPIAGIVKYFKYHPGLYLVAWHPKSSTENERTTIVVENSKGQSVLFRQVAGALAKRIVFFHKEGQVANQTDECGFIKFGSRVDLYLPIGTKLNVSLNEKVKGGITKLAEL, via the coding sequence ATGAAATTTCACAAAGAAGGTTACCCATCGTTACTCATTGTTATTGCTTTTGCTATTGTTTTAAACGGATTAATCTATTTATTTTTAAACGATTACCAAGTAATTAAAATTATTGGATACGTTATTTCGGGATTTTTATTGGTGGTGATTCTACAATTTTTTAGAAGCCCAAGCAGAGATTTTAAAGCCATTGAAGGTGCTGTTATTTCTCCTGCCGATGGTAAAGTGGTGGTAATTGAAGAAGTAGAAGAAACTGAATACTTTAAAGACAAACGTTTGCAAGTATCAGTGTTTATGTCGCCAGTAAATGTGCACATTAACCGCTACCCTATTGCTGGAATTGTAAAATACTTTAAATACCACCCAGGTTTATACTTGGTAGCTTGGCATCCAAAATCATCGACCGAAAACGAACGTACTACCATTGTGGTTGAAAACAGTAAAGGACAAAGTGTATTGTTTAGACAAGTTGCTGGAGCTTTGGCAAAACGTATTGTTTTTTTCCATAAAGAAGGACAAGTGGCTAACCAAACCGACGAATGTGGTTTTATTAAATTTGGCTCGAGAGTAGATTTGTACCTACCCATTGGCACCAAACTTAACGTTAGCCTTAACGAAAAAGTAAAAGGTGGAATTACCAAATTGGCAGAACTGTAA
- a CDS encoding noncanonical pyrimidine nucleotidase, YjjG family gives MWHFEENSKKVLLDIFNDFGLQQHIEFEDDFLTEYYKINELLWERYRKNKITKDELRGERFNLTLKHFKVENAHMANEMGHFYVNQSPMQTILLPHTLEVLNYLNNKYKLHIITNGFEEVQHIKLRESKIGHFFDQLIFSETVGVKKPHPLIFKKALKNAGAKATNSIMIGDDYYADIYGAQRVKMDSVYFNFNKVAHQHQAHHEIHCLSELKELL, from the coding sequence TTGTGGCATTTTGAAGAAAACTCCAAAAAGGTGTTGCTCGATATTTTTAACGATTTTGGTTTGCAACAGCACATCGAATTTGAAGATGATTTTTTAACCGAATACTATAAGATTAATGAGTTGTTGTGGGAACGTTACCGTAAAAACAAAATTACCAAAGACGAATTACGTGGCGAACGTTTTAACCTTACACTAAAACATTTTAAAGTTGAAAATGCCCACATGGCTAATGAAATGGGGCATTTTTATGTGAACCAATCGCCCATGCAAACCATTTTGTTGCCTCACACTTTGGAGGTGCTAAATTATTTAAACAACAAGTACAAGTTGCACATTATTACCAACGGTTTTGAAGAAGTACAACACATTAAATTACGCGAATCTAAAATTGGGCATTTTTTCGACCAGCTTATTTTCTCGGAAACAGTTGGAGTAAAAAAACCACACCCTTTAATTTTTAAAAAAGCCCTGAAAAATGCTGGTGCAAAAGCTACCAACTCTATTATGATTGGCGATGACTATTACGCCGATATTTATGGTGCACAACGAGTAAAAATGGACAGTGTTTATTTTAATTTTAACAAGGTTGCCCATCAGCACCAAGCCCACCACGAGATACATTGTTTGAGTGAGTTGAAGGAATTGCTTTAA
- the lipA gene encoding lipoyl synthase, which yields MENSSVKTAERVRKPDWLRVKLPTGEEYKKVRNIVSDHKLHTICESGNCPNMGECWGAGTATFMILGNICTRSCGFCNVATGRPLAVDLQEPERVAKSIQLMKIKHGVITSVDRDDLKDGGSIIWAETITKIRELNPNTTLETLIPDFKGEWDNLQRIIDVAPEIVSHNLETVRRLTKQVRIQAKYDRSLEVLKRLKDGGMKVKSGIMLGLGETEEEVLETLQDLRNVGCEIVTIGQYLQPTPKHLPVVEFVHPDQFAKYKKAGMEMGINYIESGPLVRSSYHAEKHL from the coding sequence ATGGAGAATAGTTCAGTGAAGACAGCAGAAAGAGTACGTAAACCAGATTGGTTGAGAGTAAAATTACCAACTGGTGAAGAATATAAAAAGGTACGGAATATAGTTTCCGATCATAAATTACATACCATTTGTGAGAGTGGAAACTGTCCGAATATGGGAGAATGTTGGGGTGCAGGAACTGCTACTTTTATGATTTTAGGAAATATATGTACTCGTTCGTGTGGGTTTTGTAATGTGGCTACAGGAAGACCTTTGGCTGTTGATTTGCAAGAACCAGAAAGAGTTGCTAAGTCTATTCAATTGATGAAAATTAAACACGGTGTAATTACATCGGTAGATAGAGATGATTTAAAAGATGGAGGTTCGATTATTTGGGCTGAAACCATTACCAAAATTAGAGAGCTAAACCCGAATACAACCTTAGAAACCTTAATTCCTGATTTTAAAGGTGAATGGGATAATTTACAACGAATTATTGATGTAGCTCCAGAAATTGTTTCACACAACTTAGAAACCGTAAGAAGATTAACTAAGCAAGTTAGAATACAAGCCAAATACGACAGAAGTCTTGAAGTGCTGAAACGTTTAAAAGATGGTGGAATGAAAGTAAAATCGGGCATTATGCTGGGTTTAGGCGAAACAGAAGAAGAAGTGTTAGAAACCTTACAAGATTTAAGAAATGTAGGTTGCGAAATTGTAACCATTGGGCAATACTTGCAACCAACCCCAAAACATTTACCTGTTGTTGAATTTGTTCACCCTGACCAATTTGCTAAATACAAAAAAGCAGGAATGGAAATGGGTATAAACTACATTGAAAGTGGACCATTGGTTCGTTCGTCGTACCATGCCGAGAAACATCTTTAA
- a CDS encoding OsmC family protein, with product MITSKVKYLGSLRTEAVHVRSNTAILTDAPVDNNGKGEKFSPTDLVATGLASCMVSIMGIQANTSNITLGDISAEVTKIMAANPRRISEIIVDINFSNHNYTDKEKTILMNAAKTCPVAVSLHPDIKQTVSFNF from the coding sequence ATGATTACATCAAAAGTAAAATATTTAGGTAGTTTAAGAACAGAGGCAGTTCATGTTAGAAGCAACACAGCAATTTTAACCGATGCCCCGGTTGATAACAATGGAAAAGGTGAAAAATTTTCTCCAACTGATTTGGTAGCAACTGGTTTAGCAAGTTGTATGGTAAGTATTATGGGCATACAAGCCAATACAAGTAACATTACGTTGGGAGATATTAGTGCAGAGGTAACAAAAATTATGGCTGCCAATCCTCGAAGAATTTCAGAAATTATTGTTGACATCAATTTTAGTAATCACAACTATACGGATAAAGAAAAAACAATATTGATGAATGCAGCTAAAACTTGTCCGGTAGCGGTAAGTTTACACCCCGACATTAAGCAAACCGTAAGTTTTAATTTTTGA
- the ytxJ gene encoding bacillithiol system redox-active protein YtxJ, protein MNWLTIESLADLNKAVEDSTMEEVKAVLIFKHSTRCSISSTAKFRLESKWENNEKIPTYYLDLIQYRTISNQIASDFDVYHESPQVIVLQNGKCVYHASHLSISVNDILDAIKN, encoded by the coding sequence ATGAATTGGTTAACCATTGAATCTTTAGCAGACCTGAATAAAGCTGTTGAAGATTCAACTATGGAAGAGGTTAAAGCCGTTTTAATTTTTAAACACAGTACTCGTTGTTCGATAAGTTCTACAGCTAAATTCCGTTTAGAATCTAAATGGGAAAACAACGAAAAAATTCCAACTTATTATTTAGATTTAATCCAGTACAGAACAATTTCTAATCAAATTGCTTCAGATTTTGATGTTTACCACGAATCGCCCCAAGTAATTGTATTACAAAATGGTAAATGTGTTTACCATGCTTCGCATTTATCTATATCGGTAAACGATATTTTGGATGCTATCAAAAATTAA